CCGTAGACGATGAAGATCTCGATAAAGATCAGAAAGCGGAAGCCGAGGACAACAATGAAGCCGCTCGGCTTTGGATTTCTGGCCTAGAAGCGGTCAACCGCAAGCTGGGGCTGCAGCAGGTGATGGACCTGTCTGCAACGCCTTTCTTCCTGGCCGGCTCTGGCTATGTGGAGGGCACGCTCTTTCCGTGGACGATGAGCGATTTCTCGCTGATGGACGCTATCGAATGCGGCATCGTCAAGTTGCCGCGCGTGCCGGTCGCCGACAACATTCCCGGTGCGGAAATGCCCATCTATCGTGAGCTCTGGAAGCACATAGGCAAGAAGATGCCGAAGAAGGGGCGCGGCAAAAACGCCCAGCTCGATCCATTGGCCATCCCGGTGGAATTGCAGACCGCACTGGAAGCTCTGTACGGCCACTACCTCAAAACCTACGAAGCTTGGAAGCAGGCAGGCATCAACGTTCCGCCATGCTTCATTGTGGTGTGCAACAACACCGCAACTTCCAAACTGGTGTTCGATTACATCTCCGGCTTCGAGCGCACGAATGAGGATGGCTCCAGCACGCGTGTGCCAGGCCGGTTGGAGCTGTTCCGCAACTTCGACGAACATGGCGAGCCGCTGGCGCGCCCAAACACCTTGCTGATCGACAGCGAGCAACTCGAATCTGGCGAGGCGCTGGACGATAACTTCCGGGGGATGGCCGCCGACGAGATCGAACGCTTCAAGCGCGAGATCATCGAGCGCACCGGCGATCGCGGCCAGGCTGAGAACCTGAGTGACAGCGAATTGCTGCGAGAGGTAATGAACACCGTGGGCAAGCAGGGCCGCTTGGGCGAACAAATTCGCTGCGTGGTGTCGGTGTCCATGCTCACGGAAGGTTGGGATGCCAATACCGTTACCCACATCCTCGGGGTGCGTGCGTTCGGCACCCAACTGCTGTGCGAGCAGGTGATTGGCCGTGCCCTGCGTCGTCAGTCCTATGAATTGAACGAACAAGGCCTCTTTGACGTGGAGTACGCCGACGTATTCGGCATCCCCTTCGACTTCACAGCCAAACCAGTCGTCGTCACGCCGCCCAAGCCCCGCGAAACCATCACAGTCAAGGCACTGCGCCCGGAACGCGATCATCTGGAAATCTGGTTCCCGCGCGTGCAGGGCTATCGCGTCGAGCTGCCAGAAGAACAACTCGAAGCTGAATTCAACGACGACCACCACGTCAGCCTGACGCCCGACAGGGTTGGTGCGACCAAGACCCACAACGCCGGCATCATTGGCGAGGCAGTGGAGCTGGATATCAAGCATCTGGGAGACGTGCGCCAGTCCACCCTGCTGATGGAGTTGACCAAGCATCTGCTGTTCCAGCATTGGCGTGATAAAGGCCAGGATGCACCGATTGCATTGTTTGGTCAGCTCAAGCGCATCGTGCGCCAGTGGCTGGACGAGTGCCTGGAGTGCAAGGGCGGCACGTATCCGGCGCAGTTGATGTACCGCGAACTGGCGGACATGGCCTGCCAGCGCATCACCAAGGGTATTACCGCGAAGGAACTGGAAAAGGGCCGGCAGGTCAAAGCCATCCTCGACCCATTCAACCCGACCGGCAGCACCGCGCACGTGCGTTTCAACACTTCGCGTCCGGGCAGTGAACGCTGGGAAACCCTCGGTGTAGAGAACCAGCCGAAAAACCAGGTCAACTGGGTGATTCTGGACAGCGGCTGGGAAGGCGAATTCTGTCGCATCGCCGAATCGCATCCCAAGGTGCTGGCCTACACCAAGAACCACAACCTCGGCCTGGAAGTACCCTACCGCTTTGGCTCGGCCAACCGCATCTACATACCTGACTTCATCGTTCAAGTGGACGATGGTCGCGGCAAGAACGATTCACTGAATCTGATCGTCGAGATCAAGGGCTACCGGCGCGAAGATGCGAAGGAGAAGAAGTCCACCATGGACACCTACTGGATTCCTGGCGTGAACCACCTCGGCACACACGGTCGCTGGGCCTTCGTCGAGTTTGGTGACGTTTACGAAATGCAGGATGACTTCGCCAAAGAGGTCGAGGCGAAGTTCAACCAAATGATTGAAACGGCTGTGCCCGCGCCGGGAAACAAGGAATACTGATATGGCAACGAAGAAAACAGAGAAGCACGGCAAGAGTATCGAGCAGATCACTCATACCGAGGCCAAACGCAAGAACATTCCGACGGTGGAGCATCAGTCGGTGATGCAGCATCACGAGCAAGCGCCGGTGCAGGTGGCCTACCCACGTGCCAACCGGCAATGGTTAGAGGAACTGTGCGCTTTGCATGACGCGGGAAAGGTCTCCCAGGAATTCCAGCAGCGACTTAACCGCGATCTTGACCCGCAACTCATCTGGCGCGGCAAGGACCAGCAGGATTGGTCGGATCTGGTCGTCAACGCGCCGCCTCTCTACATCCAGGAAAAGGTCAAGCCCAAGGCGCTGATCGACGACCTGCGCCGTCAGACCGACGCGCGCCGCGAAGCCGCCGCGCCGCAGCAGCAGGACATGCTGGATCTATTCGGCGACTTCAACGGCCTGCCCGAAGGCGCGGACCGCACCGAGTTCTACCAGCACGAGGGCCATTGGCAGAACCGTATGATCCTGGGCGATTCCTTGCAGGTGATGGCCAGCCTGGCCGAGCGCGAAGGGTTGCGCGGCAAGGTGCAGTGCATTTATTTCGATCCGCCGTATGGCATCAAATTCAACAGCAATTTCCAGTGGTCAACCACTAGCCGTGATGTGAAGGATGGCAATACCGGCCATATCACTCGCGAACCGGAGCAGGTTAAGGCGTTCAGGGATACCTGGCGCGACGGGATTCATTCGTATCTGACGTATTTGCGTGACCGATTGATGGTGGCGCGGGATTTGTTGACGGAATCTGGGTCGATCTTTGTGCAGATTGGTGATGAGAACGTGCATCGCGTGCGGGCTGTGCTTGATGAAGTTTTTGGCGAAGATAACTTTGTCTCTATGATTCAGGTGCAAAAAACAGGTAGCCAAGCGTCAAATCTTTTGGCGAATACAGTTGACTTTGTTTTGTGGTATGCCCGCACAAAGAAAAAAGTCAAATATCGACAGCTTTACTCGGACCGCACTGCAGGGCATGTTTCTTCCGATCGCTACGATCAAATCGAACTTGACGACGGCGAAGAACGTCGGCTTAAGCGTGATGAATTGGATAGAAAGGTTGAAATTCCGCCAGGCCGAATTTTTCGGCAAACTAGCCTAATATCATCTGGTCAAGCGTCAAGCGAACAAATCTTTGTTTTTCAGAACAAGCAATATCGTCCGGGTGCATCGAATCATTGGAAAACGACAGTCAGTGGTCTTGGCGTTCTTGCAAAGGCAGGGCGTATTGCGGCAGGCGCGTCAACGGTGCACTACAAACGCTATCTTAATGACTTCTCCGTTTTGCCTATCGCAGATCGTTGGGAGTCGCTGCAAATCGGCACGGGCTTGATCTACGTTGTGCAAACCGCAACCTCAGTCGTAGAGAGGTGCCTGTTGATGGCATCCGACCCTGGCGATCTAGTGCTCGACCCTACCTGCGGCTCCGGTACCACCGCCTATGTTGCCGAACAATGGGGACGCCGGTGGGTGACCATCGACACAAGTCGCGTCGCGTTAGCACTGGCCCGCGCGCGGATAATGGGAGCGCGCTACCCGTATTATCTACTGGCCGATTCCCGCGAAGGTCAATTGAAGGAGGGCGAGATTACCCGCTGCGCGCCCTCCAGCCAGCCCGCCTGGGGTAACATTGTCCACGGCTTCGTCTATGAACGCGTGCCACACATCACGCTCAAATCCATCGCCAACAACGCCGAGATTGAAGTCATCTGGGACAAGTTCCGGACTACGCTGGAGTCGCTGCGCGAAAAGCTGAGCCATGCACTCGGCAAGCAGTGGAAGGAGTGGGAGATTCCGCGCGAAGCCGATGCAAAATGGAGCCATACCGCGAAAGAGTTGCATGCCGACTGGTGGCAGCAACGAGTCGCCTGCCAAAAGGAAATTGACGCCTCGATCGCGGCCAAGGCCGAGTTCGAGTACCTCTACGACAAACCCTACGGGGACAAGAAGAAGGTGCGAGTGGCGGGCCCCTTCACGGTTGAATCGCTTAGTCCGCACCGCGTATTGGGCGTGGACGAGGAAGACAACCTGATTGACCATGTGGCCGAGACCCAAGCCGAATACGGTCAGGACTTTGCCAGCCTGATCCTGGCCAACCTGCGCACCGCCGGTGTGCAGCAGGCACGCAAGGCCGACAAGATCGAATTCACCTCACTAGAGCCGTGGCCGGGCGAACTGGTCTGCGCCGAAGGCCGCTACCTCGAAAATGGACAGGTGAAGCGTGCCGGCATCCTAGTTGGTCCGGAATTTGGCACGGTCACCCGCGCTGACCTAGTTGATGCCGCCCGCGAAGCGGGTGATGCCAACTTCGATGTACTAATTGCCTGCGCCTTTAACTACGACGCTCCTGCCAGCGAGTTCAGTAAGCTGGGCCGCATCAATGTACTCAAAGCGCGCATGAATGCCGAGCTACACATGGCCGAAGACCTGAAGAACACCGGCAAGGGCAATCTGTTCGTGATCTTCGGCGAGCCGGATGTGGACGTGCTGGACACACAGGGTCACAGCATCCGCCGATACGATGGCAAGCGTGACGTTATCGAGGTACCTGCCGACGGGCAACTGGTGGTGCGCATCAACGGCGTGGATGTATTCCATCCCAGCACCGGTGAAGTGCGTAGCGACGGTGCAGACGGCATCGCCTGCTGGTTTTTGGATACCGACTACAACGAGGAATCCTTCTTCGTCCGCCATGCCTACTTCCTCGGCGCGAACGACCCGTACAAGGCTCTGAAGACTACCCTCAAAGCTGAAATCGACCCCGACGCCTGGGCAACGCTCAACTGCGACACCTCGCGCCCTTTCCCGAAACCGAGTAACGGTCGGTTTGCGGTGAAGGTCATCAATCACCTCGGTGATGAGGTGATGAAGGTATTTAAGGTGAACTGATGGAATTCCGGATCGCCGATACGTTTACTACCAGCCTTGCCCGCTTGACCGGTGATGAGCAGAAGGCCGCCAAGACCACCGCGTTCGATTTGCAGGTTAATCCGAGCGGCAAGGGTATGAGCTTTCATAAGCTCGACAGGGCCAAAGACCTGAATTTCTGGTCAGTGCGCGTCAGCCGTGACATCCGTCTGATCGTTCACAAAACAGCGGGCAGCCTGTTGCTGTGCTACGTCGATCACCACGACAGGGCCTATCAATGGGCCGAGCGGCGCAAGCTTGAGGTGCATCCGACGACCGGCGCGGCACAACTCGTCGAGATCCGCGAACGTGTCGAGGAAATCCTCGTTCCGAAGTACGTCGAGGATCGTGCATCGGCTACGCGCCCTAAGCCGAAATTTTTCGAAAAATACAGTGATGCGCAATTGCTGGCCTATGGCGTGCCGCAGGAATGGCTAGGCGATGTAAAGGCTAGCGATGAGGATTCGCTGCTGGATTTGGCTGATCACCTGCCGGGCGAAGCGGCCGAGGCGCTGCTCGAACTTGCGACCGGCGGTACGCCTGCGTTGCCGGAAGTGGCGAGCAAAGGAGCAGACCCATTCCAGCACCCCGATGCGCAACGCCGCTTCCGCGTCATGTCTGATATGGACGAGTTGGTTCGCGCCCTTGAGTATCCATGGGACAAATGGACTGTGTTCCTACATCCGGCACAGCGGCAACTCGTCGAACGGAATTACAACGGAGCGGCGCGCGTGTCCGGCTCGGCGGGCACGGGAAAAACTGTGGTGGCTTTGCACCGCGCTGTGCATCTGGCACATAAAGATGAAGACGCACGTGTTCTGCTTTCCACGTTTTCCGATACCCTGGCCAACGCGTTGCGCGGCAATCTGTACCGACTTATCTGGAACACTCCTAAGCTCGGCGAGCGTATCGACGTGGCTGCGATGGAGGCTATCGGTATTCGCTTGTATTCAGCGGAATTTGGCAAGCCAGTATTCGCTAGCCGGGATGAAATTTCCACTCTGCTGAAGGCTGCCGCCATGCAAGTCGATGGCCTGAAAGCCAACACTGCATTCATGCTCTCCGAATGGGAGGACGTGGTAGACACCTGGCAGGTCGATGACTGGGAGAGTTACCGGGATGCCAAGCGGTTGGGCCGAAAGACGCGCCTACCGGAGGTGCAGCGCGCCTTGTATTGGCAGGCATTCGCCCAAGTAAAGTCACAGTTGGAACAGGCTGGCAAGATCACTGCCGCTGAAATGTTCGCTAGGCTTGCCGAAGTCATGCCCAAGCGTAAGCATCCGGTATTCGATTACATCGTGGTGGATGAGGCGCAGGACATTAGCGTGCAACAATTGCGCTTCCTTGCAACGATTTCCGGCAATCGCGCCAATGCACTCTTTTTCTCTGGCGACCTCGGCCAACGCATCTTCCAGACGCCGTTCTCGTGGAAACATCTGGGTGTTGATGTGCGTGGTCGATCGCGCACGCTCAATATCAATTACCGTACGTCACACCAGATTCGCTTGCAGGCCGACCGGCTACTCGGCCCCGATGTATCTGATGTGGACGGAAACGTCGAAAGCCGTAAGGGCACAATTTCCGTGTTCAATGGGCCGGAGCCGACCATCTGCAGCTATGCCGATGCCGACGCGGAAATCCAGGCTGTCGGTGTATGGTTGAAACAATGCAATAGCAGTGGCGTGCTGCCGCAGGAAATAGGTCTCTTTGTCCGGTCCGAAAGTGAATTGTCTCGCGCACAAGCGGCAGTAAAGGCCGCTGACCTGCAAGGGCGCGCACTTGGTAAGGACATGGCCACGGAAGAGAGCTTCGTCACTATTACCACCATGCATTTAGCCAAGGGCATGGAATTTCG
The nucleotide sequence above comes from Xanthomonas campestris pv. campestris str. ATCC 33913. Encoded proteins:
- a CDS encoding BPTD_3080 family restriction endonuclease, whose amino-acid sequence is MSDQFFKQPILNSPYGYPSLHWELDEKGQPTQQVVKSRRASSFVSPIPKPRRHQGEQATLALDEVESLADDGQRYRHSELINSVRREVDAWRLLPPAQWRVTPETARLLEHWRNHKFAGVRPFFCQVEAAETAIWLAEVAPQLGKNGERFLDHLKKASTDANPGLMRLALKLATGAGKTTVMAMLIAWQTVNAVRHPQSKKFTRGFLLVAPGLTIKDRLRVLLPNDADSYYANREIVPRDMLADLDKAKIVITNYHAFKRRERMELSKGGRRLLQGRTGSELETLETEGQMLQRVMPELMGLKNILAINDEAHHCYREKPHAAVDDEDLDKDQKAEAEDNNEAARLWISGLEAVNRKLGLQQVMDLSATPFFLAGSGYVEGTLFPWTMSDFSLMDAIECGIVKLPRVPVADNIPGAEMPIYRELWKHIGKKMPKKGRGKNAQLDPLAIPVELQTALEALYGHYLKTYEAWKQAGINVPPCFIVVCNNTATSKLVFDYISGFERTNEDGSSTRVPGRLELFRNFDEHGEPLARPNTLLIDSEQLESGEALDDNFRGMAADEIERFKREIIERTGDRGQAENLSDSELLREVMNTVGKQGRLGEQIRCVVSVSMLTEGWDANTVTHILGVRAFGTQLLCEQVIGRALRRQSYELNEQGLFDVEYADVFGIPFDFTAKPVVVTPPKPRETITVKALRPERDHLEIWFPRVQGYRVELPEEQLEAEFNDDHHVSLTPDRVGATKTHNAGIIGEAVELDIKHLGDVRQSTLLMELTKHLLFQHWRDKGQDAPIALFGQLKRIVRQWLDECLECKGGTYPAQLMYRELADMACQRITKGITAKELEKGRQVKAILDPFNPTGSTAHVRFNTSRPGSERWETLGVENQPKNQVNWVILDSGWEGEFCRIAESHPKVLAYTKNHNLGLEVPYRFGSANRIYIPDFIVQVDDGRGKNDSLNLIVEIKGYRREDAKEKKSTMDTYWIPGVNHLGTHGRWAFVEFGDVYEMQDDFAKEVEAKFNQMIETAVPAPGNKEY
- a CDS encoding site-specific DNA-methyltransferase, with amino-acid sequence MATKKTEKHGKSIEQITHTEAKRKNIPTVEHQSVMQHHEQAPVQVAYPRANRQWLEELCALHDAGKVSQEFQQRLNRDLDPQLIWRGKDQQDWSDLVVNAPPLYIQEKVKPKALIDDLRRQTDARREAAAPQQQDMLDLFGDFNGLPEGADRTEFYQHEGHWQNRMILGDSLQVMASLAEREGLRGKVQCIYFDPPYGIKFNSNFQWSTTSRDVKDGNTGHITREPEQVKAFRDTWRDGIHSYLTYLRDRLMVARDLLTESGSIFVQIGDENVHRVRAVLDEVFGEDNFVSMIQVQKTGSQASNLLANTVDFVLWYARTKKKVKYRQLYSDRTAGHVSSDRYDQIELDDGEERRLKRDELDRKVEIPPGRIFRQTSLISSGQASSEQIFVFQNKQYRPGASNHWKTTVSGLGVLAKAGRIAAGASTVHYKRYLNDFSVLPIADRWESLQIGTGLIYVVQTATSVVERCLLMASDPGDLVLDPTCGSGTTAYVAEQWGRRWVTIDTSRVALALARARIMGARYPYYLLADSREGQLKEGEITRCAPSSQPAWGNIVHGFVYERVPHITLKSIANNAEIEVIWDKFRTTLESLREKLSHALGKQWKEWEIPREADAKWSHTAKELHADWWQQRVACQKEIDASIAAKAEFEYLYDKPYGDKKKVRVAGPFTVESLSPHRVLGVDEEDNLIDHVAETQAEYGQDFASLILANLRTAGVQQARKADKIEFTSLEPWPGELVCAEGRYLENGQVKRAGILVGPEFGTVTRADLVDAAREAGDANFDVLIACAFNYDAPASEFSKLGRINVLKARMNAELHMAEDLKNTGKGNLFVIFGEPDVDVLDTQGHSIRRYDGKRDVIEVPADGQLVVRINGVDVFHPSTGEVRSDGADGIACWFLDTDYNEESFFVRHAYFLGANDPYKALKTTLKAEIDPDAWATLNCDTSRPFPKPSNGRFAVKVINHLGDEVMKVFKVN
- a CDS encoding UvrD-helicase domain-containing protein — its product is MEFRIADTFTTSLARLTGDEQKAAKTTAFDLQVNPSGKGMSFHKLDRAKDLNFWSVRVSRDIRLIVHKTAGSLLLCYVDHHDRAYQWAERRKLEVHPTTGAAQLVEIRERVEEILVPKYVEDRASATRPKPKFFEKYSDAQLLAYGVPQEWLGDVKASDEDSLLDLADHLPGEAAEALLELATGGTPALPEVASKGADPFQHPDAQRRFRVMSDMDELVRALEYPWDKWTVFLHPAQRQLVERNYNGAARVSGSAGTGKTVVALHRAVHLAHKDEDARVLLSTFSDTLANALRGNLYRLIWNTPKLGERIDVAAMEAIGIRLYSAEFGKPVFASRDEISTLLKAAAMQVDGLKANTAFMLSEWEDVVDTWQVDDWESYRDAKRLGRKTRLPEVQRALYWQAFAQVKSQLEQAGKITAAEMFARLAEVMPKRKHPVFDYIVVDEAQDISVQQLRFLATISGNRANALFFSGDLGQRIFQTPFSWKHLGVDVRGRSRTLNINYRTSHQIRLQADRLLGPDVSDVDGNVESRKGTISVFNGPEPTICSYADADAEIQAVGVWLKQCNSSGVLPQEIGLFVRSESELSRAQAAVKAADLQGRALGKDMATEESFVTITTMHLAKGMEFRVVAVMACDDEIIPSQMRIDTAADEADLTEIYNTERQLLYVACTRARDQLLVSAVKPESEFLRDLVQE